In a single window of the Anguilla rostrata isolate EN2019 chromosome 4, ASM1855537v3, whole genome shotgun sequence genome:
- the insig1 gene encoding insulin-induced gene 1 protein: MPRLEQHCWSCSCSTRVKSENISSASWFASKVGEMMTIITTILSSAYGSLHNIRTANLIRRGLVLFTVGVFLALVLNLLQIQRNVTLFPEEVISTLFSSAWWIPPCCGTAAAVVGLLYPCIDDHLGEPHKFKREWASVMRCIAVFVGINHASAKLDFANNVQLSLTLGALSLGLWWTFDRSRSGFGLGLTIALLATLIAQLLVYNGVYQYTSPDFLYIRSWLPCIFFSGGVTVGNIGRQLAMGSMEKPHSD, encoded by the exons ATGCCAAGACTAGAGCAACACTGTTGGAGCTGTTCCTGTTCCACAAGGGTGAAGTCTGAGAACATTTCAAGTGCAAGCTGGTTCGCATCTAAAGTTGGGGAAATGATGACCATCATCACAACCATCCTCAGCAGCGCTTATGGCTCCCTCCACAACATACGAACTGCTAACTTAATCAGGCGCGGTCTCGTTCTTTTCACCGTGGGAGTTTTCCTGGCTTTGGTTCTCAACTTGCTGCAGATACAAAGAAATGTCACCTTATTCCCAGAGGAGGTGATTTCCACTCTCTTTTCGTCGGCATGGTGGATTCCACCTTGCTGCGGCACAGCTGCTG CTGTTGTAGGTTTGCTGTACCCATGCATCGATGACCATTTGGGAGAGCCACACAAGTTCAAGAGGGAGTGGGCCAGTGTCATGCGATGCATTGCAGTATTTGTTGGCATCAATCATGCGAGTGCT AAACTAGACTTTGCCAACAATGTCCAGCTTTCCCTCACGTTGGGAGCTCTCTCACTGGGGCTGTGGTGGACTTTTGACAGATCCAGAAGTGGATTTGGGCTTGGTCTCACCATTGCCCTTCTTGCCACACTTATTGCTCAGCTTCTGGTCTACAATGGCGTCTACCA GTATACATCACCAGATTTTCTGTACATACGTTCATGGCTGCCATGCATATTCTTCTCTGGAGGAGTCACTGTTGGAAATATTGGACGCCAACTAGCTATG GGCAGTATGGAGAAACCTCACAGTGACTAG